Proteins encoded together in one Bacteroides zoogleoformans window:
- a CDS encoding RagB/SusD family nutrient uptake outer membrane protein yields the protein MKKIIILVFTAIILSSCNDFIDLKPIDFPTEETFYKDVKGLEGAVIGLYDELQSSGQYGATFMTLMEVRGDNVKDDNSGASGGIRYQIEVFTETPANSNLSGAWLSLYKTIYRCNLVLQNMEQVSMSEEQRTRIVGQASFIRALCYFNLVRLWGEVPVVTKTQAVAEARNNKRAAVGEVYDRIVKDLTVAQSLPAVWAEAERGRVTSYAAHALLAKVHLYRKNYQGVVNELAPVMAAIKAEKDLMLVPMPQTFPNNLKTSKDIIFAVQYLKGGIGESVHQNNRYRNNDNGNVISLEQSEFESNADNRKALVAPTGSGKRPGKFDAPATNNETSADFPVLRCAEVMLMYAEAANELAATPTQEALDALNAVRINAGLTGKTLDELSTKELFRRAVYKERRLELALECDRWFDIVRTGQMSSIFPGIASYRQFYPVPLTEIENVNDKTGWQNEGYIIE from the coding sequence ATGAAAAAAATAATAATATTGGTTTTTACAGCAATAATTCTTTCAAGCTGTAATGATTTTATAGATCTGAAACCCATTGATTTTCCTACGGAAGAGACGTTTTATAAAGATGTAAAAGGGTTGGAAGGAGCCGTTATAGGCCTTTATGATGAGTTGCAGTCCAGTGGCCAGTATGGAGCAACGTTCATGACTTTGATGGAAGTGCGTGGCGACAATGTAAAAGATGATAATTCCGGTGCCAGTGGCGGTATCAGATACCAGATAGAAGTGTTTACTGAGACCCCGGCAAACTCCAATTTGTCAGGCGCTTGGCTTTCGCTCTACAAAACGATTTATCGTTGCAACTTGGTACTTCAAAATATGGAACAGGTATCAATGTCTGAAGAACAACGAACTCGTATAGTCGGACAAGCCTCGTTTATACGTGCATTGTGTTATTTTAATCTGGTTCGCTTGTGGGGTGAAGTGCCCGTCGTCACTAAGACTCAGGCTGTGGCAGAAGCACGTAATAATAAGCGTGCTGCCGTCGGTGAGGTTTATGACCGGATAGTCAAAGACCTGACCGTGGCCCAGAGCTTGCCTGCTGTTTGGGCAGAGGCGGAAAGAGGTCGTGTCACTTCGTATGCTGCTCATGCGTTGCTGGCAAAGGTCCACTTGTATAGAAAAAACTATCAGGGGGTTGTCAATGAGCTTGCCCCGGTAATGGCAGCCATCAAGGCAGAGAAGGATTTGATGTTGGTGCCTATGCCGCAAACTTTCCCTAATAATCTGAAAACAAGCAAGGATATCATTTTCGCCGTTCAATATCTTAAGGGCGGAATTGGCGAGTCTGTCCACCAGAATAATCGCTATCGCAACAATGATAATGGCAATGTCATTTCTTTAGAACAGTCGGAATTTGAAAGCAACGCGGACAACCGTAAGGCATTGGTCGCTCCTACCGGTAGTGGAAAGCGTCCGGGCAAATTTGATGCGCCTGCTACAAACAACGAAACCAGTGCCGATTTTCCTGTGTTGCGTTGCGCTGAAGTAATGTTGATGTATGCCGAAGCGGCTAATGAGCTTGCCGCCACTCCTACACAAGAGGCTTTGGATGCCCTGAATGCCGTACGCATAAACGCAGGACTTACCGGTAAGACATTAGACGAACTGTCTACAAAGGAACTCTTCCGCCGGGCGGTATATAAGGAGCGGCGTCTGGAACTTGCTTTAGAGTGCGACCGATGGTTTGACATTGTGCGCACAGGTCAGATGTCTTCCATATTTCCCGGAATTGCCAGCTATCGCCAGTTTTATCCGGTTCCTTTGACCGAAATAGAGAATGTCAATGATAAAACAGGTTGGCAAAATGAGGGATATATTATAGAATAA
- a CDS encoding SusC/RagA family TonB-linked outer membrane protein gives MKHRILFVLLFCFAVCFAVSAQEVSMNLRQVKLEKVFDTITQQTGLTVAYSRPTVNPEKIVSIQADKEELSKLLHRLLADMNVDFEIGETKIYLKAKAASDATKQNGKMKRISGTVIDQNGEPVIGASVIVKGTTNGLITDMDGNYTLTDVPEDAVISISYIGYQTVELKADSKGLVKITLKEDSELLEEVVVVGYGVQKKRDVTTAIASLRASDMKGQPVTSMAEAMVGRMPGVQVSQSTGAPGSSLQIKVRGTGTITAGTSPLYVVDGVPLAKEQLNTFNLNDVESIEVLKDASSAAIYGSRGSNGVVLITTKKGQEGRATVSYNGFYGWQTVSKKIDMLNAYEYADLVNDARNNTYKDKMESVNRKLIAQNKSPLPYNISDDNATRLQNTNNDYNTIVPMEILPYLRGKKGLIDTDWQDEIFRTAGMQSHSVAVSGGSQKIRYYASVDYLSQEGVIVNSDFTRYSSRFNLDVTEGIFKFGLSLSPSVTIENAVNSDGAYNSNGGGIIASALHSAPIFPVYNPDGSFSFIQNAWSSNTQTVLPNGTVRKGNSQTQVWNPVALAMLQKDETKASRIFGNAYGEVAFMPELKYRANFGVDIYSSSRDTFRPSTIPISNTEGNPESVPEATARTGKMYNWLFEQTMNYNKVVDGHSFAALAGWTMQYQRDESTYAFANGFITNTVPTLNAGTVTRGNTQASEWALLSGLTRLQYNYRGKYMLTGAIRADGASRFGKDNRWGWFPSISAGWRMTEEKFMKSLSFIDDLKLRASYGLTGNFRIPNYGAQGEVAYLSYVLGGGSAEAVKGAAPKSMPNPELRWEKTAQVNVGFDASLFKNRLTLGLDVYNSNTYDLLLNVPVPMMTGYSTRLENIGKVNNKGVEFNIATNQKTGDLNWSLYFNISKNINEVKELGPGNADIISSGSVSNAYFITRVGEAIGSYYLPIVEGVYKNQAEVDAALHYKDSPTNYGLADTKPGDFKFKDVNGDKILDISDTDRAIVGNYMPDFTYGFGATLAWKGVDFGIVFQGVQGNEILNLSRRYFYNHEGNMNNYKGAINRWKSEDNPGSGMNVRANRVSKGQNGITSTWHVEDGSYLRIKNISLGYTLPESWLRKVYLKSARIYCSVQNPFTFTSYEGYNPEVSNRTAAMTNGEDYGVYPLARTTSIGVNLTF, from the coding sequence ATGAAACACAGGATTTTATTTGTGCTGCTTTTCTGTTTTGCTGTTTGCTTTGCAGTTTCAGCCCAAGAGGTGTCAATGAATCTCCGGCAAGTGAAGTTGGAGAAGGTTTTTGATACTATTACGCAACAAACCGGGCTCACAGTGGCCTATAGCAGGCCTACGGTAAATCCCGAAAAGATTGTTTCCATTCAGGCGGATAAAGAAGAACTATCCAAGCTACTTCACCGCTTGCTTGCAGACATGAATGTGGATTTTGAGATTGGCGAGACAAAAATCTACCTGAAAGCAAAAGCTGCTTCTGATGCAACCAAACAAAACGGCAAGATGAAAAGAATTTCCGGTACTGTCATTGATCAAAATGGTGAGCCGGTGATTGGCGCCAGTGTAATTGTGAAAGGTACGACCAATGGCTTGATTACCGATATGGATGGAAACTATACGTTGACTGACGTTCCGGAAGATGCCGTCATTTCTATCTCATATATCGGGTATCAGACGGTAGAGCTGAAAGCGGATAGTAAGGGGTTGGTGAAAATTACGCTGAAAGAAGATAGTGAATTGCTGGAAGAAGTGGTAGTTGTGGGTTATGGAGTACAGAAGAAGCGTGATGTAACAACGGCTATTGCCAGTCTTCGTGCAAGCGACATGAAGGGACAGCCGGTAACTTCTATGGCAGAGGCCATGGTAGGCAGGATGCCGGGGGTGCAGGTGTCGCAGTCGACGGGTGCTCCGGGTTCTTCTTTGCAGATTAAAGTACGTGGAACGGGAACCATTACGGCAGGAACTTCTCCGTTATATGTTGTAGACGGTGTGCCGCTTGCTAAAGAGCAACTGAATACGTTTAATCTGAATGACGTGGAATCCATCGAGGTGCTGAAAGACGCTTCTTCAGCTGCAATTTACGGTTCACGCGGTTCAAACGGTGTGGTATTGATAACTACCAAGAAAGGACAAGAGGGACGTGCCACAGTCTCTTATAACGGATTTTATGGTTGGCAGACGGTTTCCAAAAAGATAGACATGCTCAATGCCTATGAGTATGCCGACTTGGTGAATGATGCCCGTAATAATACGTATAAGGATAAAATGGAGTCGGTCAACCGAAAACTCATAGCGCAAAATAAGAGTCCTTTGCCTTATAATATATCGGATGATAATGCTACTCGTCTGCAGAACACCAATAATGATTATAATACAATCGTTCCCATGGAGATTTTGCCATATCTGAGAGGAAAGAAGGGGCTGATTGACACAGATTGGCAAGATGAGATTTTCCGTACGGCAGGCATGCAGAGCCACTCTGTTGCCGTTTCCGGTGGCAGTCAGAAGATAAGGTATTATGCATCTGTCGATTATTTATCACAAGAAGGTGTCATTGTCAACAGTGATTTTACCCGTTATAGTTCACGCTTCAACCTTGATGTAACCGAAGGTATCTTTAAGTTCGGATTATCGTTAAGTCCTTCTGTGACAATAGAAAATGCTGTCAATTCGGACGGTGCTTATAATTCCAATGGCGGTGGCATCATAGCTTCTGCCTTGCACAGTGCCCCTATATTCCCGGTATATAATCCCGACGGTTCTTTTTCTTTCATTCAAAACGCTTGGAGCTCGAATACGCAAACGGTGCTCCCGAATGGTACTGTCAGGAAAGGTAATAGTCAGACGCAAGTCTGGAATCCCGTGGCATTGGCTATGTTGCAGAAAGATGAAACGAAAGCATCCCGCATCTTTGGCAATGCTTATGGAGAAGTCGCTTTTATGCCGGAGTTGAAATATCGTGCCAATTTTGGTGTGGATATATATAGCAGTTCGAGAGATACTTTTCGCCCGTCCACCATCCCAATTTCTAACACGGAGGGTAATCCGGAGTCTGTTCCCGAAGCAACTGCACGAACTGGCAAGATGTATAACTGGTTGTTTGAACAAACGATGAACTATAATAAGGTAGTCGATGGCCACTCGTTTGCTGCATTAGCCGGCTGGACCATGCAATACCAAAGAGATGAAAGCACCTATGCCTTTGCCAATGGATTCATCACAAATACTGTACCGACGTTGAATGCAGGTACTGTTACCCGTGGCAATACGCAGGCTTCTGAGTGGGCTTTACTTTCGGGACTTACCCGACTCCAGTATAATTATAGAGGCAAATATATGCTTACCGGGGCTATTCGTGCAGATGGCGCTTCCCGTTTTGGTAAAGACAACCGATGGGGATGGTTCCCGTCAATATCTGCTGGATGGCGTATGACTGAAGAAAAATTCATGAAGTCTTTGTCTTTCATCGATGATTTGAAACTGCGTGCCAGCTATGGTCTGACGGGTAACTTCCGTATACCCAACTATGGTGCGCAAGGTGAAGTTGCCTATCTTAGCTATGTGCTGGGTGGAGGCAGTGCGGAGGCTGTCAAGGGAGCGGCGCCCAAGAGTATGCCTAATCCCGAATTGCGTTGGGAAAAGACTGCACAGGTGAATGTGGGGTTCGATGCATCGCTATTCAAGAACCGCTTGACTTTGGGCTTGGATGTATATAACAGTAACACGTATGACTTGCTTTTGAATGTGCCTGTGCCAATGATGACGGGTTATAGTACTCGTTTGGAAAATATCGGTAAAGTGAACAATAAGGGAGTGGAGTTTAATATTGCAACCAACCAGAAGACGGGCGACCTCAACTGGAGTCTTTATTTCAATATCTCAAAGAATATCAACGAAGTGAAAGAGCTCGGGCCGGGCAATGCAGATATTATATCTTCCGGTTCAGTGAGCAATGCCTATTTTATAACTCGCGTGGGTGAAGCAATCGGAAGTTATTATCTTCCTATCGTAGAAGGCGTTTATAAGAATCAGGCTGAGGTGGATGCTGCTTTGCACTATAAGGATTCTCCCACCAATTATGGATTGGCTGACACAAAACCGGGTGATTTTAAATTTAAGGATGTCAATGGAGACAAGATATTGGATATTTCGGATACGGATCGTGCCATTGTGGGTAATTACATGCCCGATTTTACTTATGGTTTCGGTGCTACATTGGCTTGGAAGGGTGTCGACTTCGGTATTGTTTTCCAAGGAGTGCAAGGTAATGAGATTCTGAACCTGTCACGGCGATATTTTTATAACCATGAAGGAAATATGAATAACTACAAAGGGGCTATCAATCGCTGGAAGTCGGAGGATAATCCCGGTAGTGGAATGAATGTACGTGCCAATCGTGTCAGCAAAGGACAGAACGGCATAACCTCTACATGGCATGTGGAAGACGGCTCTTATCTGCGCATCAAGAACATATCTTTGGGCTATACGTTGCCGGAAAGCTGGCTTCGGAAGGTGTATTTGAAGTCTGCCCGTATATATTGTTCCGTCCAAAATCCATTTACCTTTACAAGTTATGAGGGATATAATCCGGAGGTGTCAAATCGCACTGCCGCAATGACCAATGGAGAAGATTACGGTGTGTATCCATTGGCAAGAACGACCTCGATAGGCGTTAATCTTACGTTTTAA
- a CDS encoding FecR family protein — protein MDNKIIDKPTEKQIQDVLSGTSTPEIAQLVAKWFATDEGTAYLSRSMERDAEQIKADYEELYVDHAVPSEEMFVRIRQNIRRRRIRRLSLRVAAVVIPFILLGGLFVQVNMRVDLFGNSGYEEVYVPKGERLQMMFQDGTRVYVNSDTRLKYPKKFALFSREIYLDGEAYFVVSKNSHCPFIVNLESSALHVLGTSFNVQAYPESQNITVCLDEGRIKLALPSDKEYPLQPGERLVYNRASKRCTVSRNVDNIAFLWKANVIAFKNASLAEVASVLGRWYDVDFKIEGKNAWSVYFTLTSENIPLERILRDLEKIAPLQFKYNEIKKEVIVTSK, from the coding sequence ATGGATAATAAAATCATAGATAAACCAACCGAGAAACAAATACAGGATGTATTGAGTGGAACATCTACTCCTGAAATCGCGCAATTGGTTGCAAAATGGTTTGCAACCGATGAGGGCACCGCCTACCTGTCACGTAGCATGGAACGGGATGCGGAACAAATAAAAGCCGATTACGAAGAACTTTATGTGGATCATGCTGTTCCGTCGGAGGAGATGTTTGTCCGTATTCGTCAAAACATCCGGCGGAGACGGATTCGCCGACTCTCTTTACGTGTAGCGGCTGTGGTTATCCCGTTCATTTTGCTGGGAGGGTTGTTTGTTCAAGTAAATATGCGTGTAGACTTGTTCGGCAATTCCGGCTATGAGGAAGTTTATGTGCCAAAGGGTGAACGCTTACAAATGATGTTTCAGGATGGTACACGCGTATATGTCAATTCGGATACCCGGTTGAAATATCCCAAGAAGTTTGCATTGTTCAGCCGTGAGATTTATTTGGACGGGGAAGCATATTTTGTTGTATCCAAAAATTCCCACTGCCCTTTTATTGTTAATCTCGAAAGCTCGGCCCTTCATGTTTTGGGTACATCATTCAATGTGCAGGCTTATCCTGAAAGTCAGAATATCACGGTGTGCCTTGATGAAGGACGTATTAAATTGGCTCTTCCTTCGGACAAGGAATATCCGTTGCAACCCGGCGAACGACTGGTTTACAATCGCGCAAGTAAACGCTGCACGGTTTCCCGGAACGTCGATAACATAGCTTTCCTGTGGAAAGCGAATGTGATAGCTTTCAAAAATGCCTCGTTGGCCGAAGTTGCCAGCGTGTTGGGGCGTTGGTATGACGTCGATTTTAAGATAGAGGGCAAGAATGCTTGGAGCGTATATTTCACTCTTACATCAGAAAATATTCCTCTTGAAAGAATTCTACGGGATTTGGAGAAAATTGCACCGCTTCAATTTAAATATAATGAGATAAAGAAAGAAGTAATAGTCACCTCCAAATAA
- a CDS encoding RNA polymerase sigma factor, giving the protein MQSYTDIPITDNDEILFAKVERGDIVAFTEIYRRYHKLLYVMSYRYLMDTEMAKDAVQHVFTRFWEYRTEVRVGISLKNYLVTMNKNHILNVIRNENNAIAKNYELAQDTPEYEDTLVENLEKKELMSLFYKALEKLPPQKRDICLMKVQEELSNQEIADRLQLSINTIKTHYSEALKLLRVYLHKMLIIVTYLTLLKSLSVYFIVWIIKS; this is encoded by the coding sequence GTGCAATCATATACTGATATTCCTATAACAGATAATGATGAAATTCTCTTTGCTAAAGTGGAGCGAGGAGATATAGTTGCATTTACAGAAATCTATCGTAGATATCATAAGTTGCTTTATGTCATGTCGTATCGTTATTTGATGGATACGGAAATGGCGAAAGATGCAGTGCAACATGTCTTTACTCGCTTTTGGGAATACCGTACGGAAGTCCGTGTGGGAATCAGCTTGAAAAATTACTTGGTAACAATGAACAAAAACCATATTCTGAATGTGATTCGCAATGAAAATAATGCCATTGCCAAAAACTATGAGCTGGCACAGGACACTCCCGAGTATGAGGATACTTTGGTAGAAAATCTGGAGAAAAAAGAGCTGATGTCATTATTCTACAAGGCTTTGGAAAAGCTTCCACCTCAAAAGCGCGATATTTGCTTGATGAAAGTGCAGGAAGAATTGAGTAATCAAGAAATAGCCGATCGGCTGCAACTCTCTATCAACACGATAAAAACCCACTATTCGGAAGCTTTGAAGTTGTTGCGTGTTTATTTACATAAAATGCTAATAATTGTTACATACCTCACCTTGTTGAAGAGTCTGAGTGTCTATTTTATAGTATGGATAATAAAATCATAG
- a CDS encoding glycosyltransferase family 32 protein — MIPKVIHLCWFSDDPFPVEIKLCLNTWKQLLPDFRVRRWTYQEAKAIGCRFIDEALEAKKWAFAADAVRFYAVYSEGGIYMDSDIFIKKRFDHLIPERGFVTTFENENTQLQAAFFMGEKGNLFCKEMFEYYESTPFLNADGSYNTIISPVVMFDMASKKGCLPEDREQHPTDDITIYPSHYVIPRHKYPSTPDTFAEHRIYGSWRKRKFGRKLELFVKHVWLTVRFSLLKR; from the coding sequence ATGATACCTAAAGTGATTCATTTATGCTGGTTCAGCGATGACCCGTTTCCGGTGGAGATAAAACTCTGTCTGAACACTTGGAAACAGTTGCTGCCCGATTTCCGGGTGAGGCGTTGGACGTATCAGGAAGCCAAAGCTATCGGTTGCCGATTCATAGACGAGGCATTGGAGGCCAAGAAGTGGGCATTTGCTGCCGATGCCGTACGTTTTTATGCCGTGTATAGCGAAGGCGGTATCTATATGGATAGCGACATCTTTATCAAGAAGCGTTTCGACCACCTTATACCCGAACGCGGATTTGTCACCACTTTCGAGAATGAGAACACGCAGTTGCAGGCGGCTTTCTTCATGGGAGAGAAAGGAAACCTGTTCTGCAAGGAAATGTTCGAGTACTATGAATCAACCCCTTTTCTGAATGCCGACGGCAGCTACAACACCATTATATCACCGGTGGTGATGTTCGACATGGCGAGCAAGAAAGGCTGCCTTCCCGAAGACAGGGAGCAGCATCCGACTGATGACATCACCATATACCCCTCGCATTACGTGATTCCCCGTCACAAATACCCCTCCACACCCGATACGTTTGCAGAGCATCGCATCTACGGGAGTTGGAGGAAGCGGAAGTTCGGACGTAAACTGGAACTCTTCGTCAAGCACGTCTGGCTTACTGTACGTTTCAGCCTTTTGAAGCGGTAG
- the glf gene encoding UDP-galactopyranose mutase — METKKQYDYLIVGAGLFGSVFAHEAKAAGKRCLVIDKRPHTGGNIYCEDIDGIHVHTYGAHIFHTDRAEVWEYVNRLVKFNRYTNSPLALFDGKLYNLPFNMNTFYRLWGVRTPQEAKAKLEEQRAAYAHIETPRNLEEQALKLCGKDIYLRLIKGYTEKQWGRSATELPAFIIKRIPFRFTFDNNYFDDPYQGIPIGGYNKLTDALLEGIEVRTSTNYFEQRQELDRMAGKILYTGCIDEYFDYCFGRLEYRSLRFEHKRPDDTDNHQGNAVVNYCEREVPYTRLIEHKHFEYGTQPFTVITYEYPDSFEPGKEPYYPINDERNMRIFGQYQALARQQSRVLFGGRLAQYTYADMDDTVAAALALWRTTASKG; from the coding sequence ATGGAAACAAAGAAACAATACGATTACCTCATCGTGGGGGCAGGCCTGTTCGGCAGCGTCTTTGCACACGAGGCCAAAGCGGCCGGGAAACGCTGTCTGGTGATAGACAAGCGTCCGCACACCGGCGGAAACATCTACTGCGAAGATATCGACGGCATTCATGTGCATACATACGGCGCCCACATCTTCCATACTGACCGGGCCGAAGTGTGGGAGTACGTCAACCGGCTGGTAAAGTTCAACCGCTACACCAACTCTCCCCTCGCCCTTTTCGACGGCAAGCTGTACAACCTGCCTTTCAACATGAACACGTTCTACCGGCTGTGGGGCGTGCGCACTCCCCAAGAGGCCAAAGCCAAGCTCGAAGAGCAACGTGCGGCGTATGCCCACATCGAAACGCCCCGCAACCTCGAAGAACAAGCCTTGAAACTTTGCGGAAAAGACATCTACCTCCGCCTCATCAAAGGATACACGGAAAAACAGTGGGGACGCTCCGCCACCGAACTTCCGGCATTCATCATCAAGCGCATCCCGTTCCGTTTCACGTTCGACAATAATTACTTCGACGACCCTTATCAGGGCATTCCCATAGGAGGATACAACAAACTGACGGATGCGCTGCTGGAAGGGATAGAAGTGCGTACAAGCACCAACTACTTTGAACAACGTCAGGAACTGGACCGGATGGCCGGCAAGATTCTCTACACGGGGTGCATCGACGAGTATTTCGATTATTGTTTCGGACGCTTGGAATACCGCAGCCTGCGCTTCGAGCACAAGCGGCCGGACGATACGGACAACCATCAGGGCAACGCCGTGGTGAACTACTGCGAACGCGAAGTGCCATACACGCGTCTCATCGAGCATAAGCACTTTGAGTACGGCACGCAACCGTTCACCGTCATCACCTACGAGTACCCCGACTCTTTTGAACCGGGCAAGGAACCTTACTACCCCATAAACGACGAACGGAACATGCGCATCTTCGGGCAATATCAGGCATTGGCACGGCAGCAAAGCCGCGTGTTGTTCGGCGGCCGGCTGGCGCAATACACCTATGCCGACATGGACGACACCGTTGCCGCCGCCCTTGCGCTTTGGCGAACTACCGCTTCAAAAGGCTGA
- a CDS encoding galactofuranosyltransferase: MNYFIAIQSANKAKNDIDDIVEGMGFRNLTPTRKQNGMMARFTAKVCGVARILTKMKRGDILFLQYPMKKFYKTACVFAHLKGAKVVTVIHDLGAFRRHKLTPEQENIRLSRTDFLIVHNEKMKEHLLRHGCLSPLHCLGIFDYLSQAEPARYATPHHPRSVVYAGGLGRWRNEFLYKLDPHIRNWTLDIYGKGFEEAYAKDWRHIAYHGFLSSEEFVNRIEADFGLVWDGDSIDECSGNWGEYLRINNPHKTSFYLRSGLPVIVWSQAAMAPFVSEHRIGIAIDSLADIDNALEALTEEEYGIMKENALKMGRQLGEGYFIKQALDEAFNALN; this comes from the coding sequence ATGAATTACTTTATAGCCATACAGTCGGCCAACAAGGCCAAAAACGACATTGACGACATCGTAGAAGGAATGGGATTCCGAAACCTGACGCCGACAAGGAAGCAGAACGGCATGATGGCCCGTTTCACGGCCAAAGTGTGCGGGGTGGCACGCATCCTCACGAAGATGAAACGCGGAGACATCCTGTTCCTGCAATACCCCATGAAGAAATTCTACAAAACGGCTTGCGTCTTCGCACACCTGAAAGGAGCGAAAGTGGTAACCGTCATCCACGATTTAGGGGCTTTCCGCCGCCATAAGCTGACACCGGAGCAAGAGAACATCCGCTTGTCGCGCACGGATTTTCTCATCGTGCACAACGAGAAGATGAAAGAGCACCTGCTTCGGCACGGTTGCTTGTCGCCCCTGCATTGCCTCGGCATCTTCGATTACCTGTCGCAGGCCGAACCCGCCCGATACGCCACGCCCCACCATCCCCGGTCGGTGGTCTATGCCGGCGGACTGGGACGATGGAGAAACGAATTTCTGTACAAACTCGACCCTCACATCCGCAACTGGACTCTGGACATCTACGGCAAAGGATTTGAAGAAGCTTACGCCAAAGACTGGCGGCACATCGCCTATCACGGTTTCCTGAGCTCCGAAGAGTTTGTAAACCGGATAGAAGCCGACTTCGGGCTGGTGTGGGACGGCGACTCCATAGACGAATGTTCGGGCAACTGGGGGGAATACCTGCGGATAAACAATCCGCACAAGACATCGTTCTACCTGCGGAGCGGACTTCCCGTCATCGTATGGAGCCAAGCCGCCATGGCGCCGTTCGTGTCGGAACACCGCATAGGCATAGCCATAGACTCGCTGGCCGACATCGACAATGCTCTGGAAGCACTGACCGAAGAAGAATATGGCATAATGAAAGAGAACGCCCTGAAGATGGGCAGACAGCTGGGCGAAGGCTACTTCATAAAGCAGGCACTCGACGAGGCTTTCAACGCATTGAACTAA